Proteins encoded together in one Campylobacter peloridis LMG 23910 window:
- the smpB gene encoding SsrA-binding protein SmpB has protein sequence MKKTIVKNKKAFFDYEILEKFETGIVLKGSEVVALRAFRANLKDSFVRIIKGEIFLLNAHISHLSTTHSFYKHEEKGARKLLMHKKQIDKLFGKISTQGFTIVPLELYFNEKNKVKALIALAKGKNLHDKRESLKKKQADLEARAAMKNHY, from the coding sequence ATGAAAAAAACTATAGTTAAAAATAAAAAAGCTTTTTTTGATTATGAAATTTTAGAAAAATTTGAAACAGGCATCGTGCTAAAAGGCTCTGAAGTAGTTGCATTAAGAGCTTTTAGAGCTAATTTAAAAGATTCCTTTGTGCGTATTATTAAGGGTGAAATTTTTTTATTAAATGCTCACATCTCCCATCTTAGCACCACTCATTCTTTTTATAAACACGAAGAAAAAGGAGCTAGAAAACTTTTAATGCATAAAAAGCAAATTGATAAACTTTTTGGAAAAATTAGCACTCAAGGATTTACTATAGTTCCACTAGAGCTTTATTTTAATGAAAAAAATAAAGTAAAAGCTTTAATAGCTTTAGCCAAAGGAAAGAATTTGCACGATAAAAGAGAAAGTTTAAAGAAAAAACAAGCAGATCTTGAAGCAAGAGCTGCAATGAAAAATCACTATTAA
- a CDS encoding thioredoxin domain-containing protein, translated as MKKFTYLFLTCIFAILINACSTEERIENDFAFAEYKINDEILLKSVNGGEKTLVRTQNGFVIKGEEDKILMFDFFGTFCTPCQEEAPHLTSLWQKNAKNFIIIGLSHFENVSDQAVKDFAIKYGAYYFLSNSKENDRIIAQALKDINYQNMEQLPFKVVLKNGSYQDLTDFWNKDSKKYVKYYLGKVSTQTMQDDITRILNESKK; from the coding sequence ATGAAAAAATTTACTTACTTATTTTTAACATGTATTTTCGCAATTTTAATAAATGCTTGTTCAACAGAAGAAAGAATAGAAAATGATTTTGCTTTTGCAGAATACAAAATAAATGATGAAATTTTATTAAAAAGTGTCAATGGAGGTGAAAAAACACTAGTTAGAACGCAAAATGGCTTTGTGATCAAAGGCGAAGAGGATAAAATTTTAATGTTTGATTTTTTTGGAACCTTTTGCACCCCTTGTCAAGAAGAAGCACCTCATCTAACTAGCTTATGGCAAAAAAATGCTAAAAATTTTATAATCATTGGGCTTAGTCATTTTGAAAATGTAAGCGATCAGGCAGTAAAAGACTTTGCTATTAAATACGGTGCATATTATTTTTTAAGCAATTCTAAGGAAAATGATAGAATAATAGCTCAAGCTTTAAAAGATATAAACTATCAAAACATGGAACAGCTTCCTTTTAAAGTAGTTTTAAAAAATGGAAGCTATCAAGATTTAACAGATTTTTGGAATAAAGATTCAAAAAAATATGTCAAATACTACCTTGGTAAAGTTTCCACTCAAACTATGCAAGATGATATCACTAGGATATTAAATGAGTCTAAAAAATGA
- a CDS encoding ATP-dependent Clp protease adaptor ClpS — MSLKNEVLEQQKLAEPKMFKVLLLNDDVTTMDFVIEILVNIFHHDFEKASAIMLEIHHQGSGVCGIYTEEIALSKKQQVDMAAKINNFPLQTRIEEQ; from the coding sequence ATGAGTCTAAAAAATGAAGTTTTAGAGCAACAAAAATTAGCAGAACCTAAAATGTTTAAGGTTTTGCTTTTAAATGATGATGTTACCACTATGGATTTTGTTATTGAAATTTTGGTAAATATCTTTCATCATGATTTTGAAAAAGCTAGTGCTATTATGCTTGAAATTCATCATCAAGGAAGTGGAGTTTGTGGTATTTATACAGAAGAAATTGCTCTTAGTAAAAAACAGCAAGTTGATATGGCAGCAAAAATTAATAATTTTCCACTTCAAACAAGGATAGAAGAACAATGA
- a CDS encoding ATP-dependent ClpAP protease, ATP-binding subunit ClpA gives MKFKETIDSFIPNAKHLSFINHHEFITCEHLLFAVVKLSNDFKNLLEEIGDGDLQGLENELKNYLAKNNEILKKEIEPIFSIVLENILEKLNSKKQNSVIDFIIALCKEEKAYSYNILKKHLIEEEKIKELLQNTEFENLKNHTIELVELAKKEKIDPVIGRKFELERIMQILSRRKKNNPILVGEPGVGKSAVIEGLALAIAQNKVPNHLKNSKIYSLDMASLLSGTKYRGDFEKRLKDIIKELENIPNAILFIDEIHTIVGTGASNESHADMSNLLKPALSNGNIKCIGATTFIEYKNTFDKNKALSRRFAKIDIDEPSEEECFLILQGLKNKYENFHKIKLSDEILQTSIKLAKQFLHDKFLPDSAIDLIDELGASFALEDKKSKKIVKIKDLENTLARMTHSHKIYESDQGKILKNLEHDLKQNIFGQDEAIKALCSILKQSYAGLKGKNTPKGVFLFTGSSGVGKTELAKNLAQILNLNLERFDMSEYSQKHDVSKLIGTSAGYVGYEDGGLLSNSIRKNPFSVVLFDEIEKAHPDLTNTFLQIFDNASLTDNSGLKADFKNTIIIMTSNLGLKESNELGFLSSDKEKNNKAIKDFFAPEFINRIDKIIHFNDLSQENLEQIVQKELDLMATNLKNISIDADKKVKEFLAKKTNNKEFGVRLLKRIIAEELGERLSDEILFGRLKNGGKLKLKLSKNEKIEFVF, from the coding sequence ATGAAATTTAAAGAAACAATTGATTCATTTATTCCCAATGCTAAGCATCTAAGCTTTATCAATCATCATGAATTTATCACTTGCGAGCATTTGCTTTTTGCGGTAGTTAAACTAAGTAATGATTTTAAAAATTTGCTTGAAGAAATTGGCGATGGAGATTTGCAAGGTTTAGAAAATGAGCTAAAAAATTATTTGGCCAAAAACAATGAAATTTTAAAAAAAGAAATAGAACCTATTTTTTCTATTGTGCTAGAAAATATATTAGAAAAATTAAATTCAAAAAAACAAAATAGTGTAATTGATTTTATCATCGCACTTTGCAAAGAAGAAAAAGCTTATTCTTATAATATTTTAAAAAAACACCTAATAGAAGAAGAAAAAATAAAAGAATTATTACAAAATACTGAATTTGAAAATCTAAAAAATCACACTATTGAGTTGGTAGAACTTGCAAAAAAAGAAAAAATAGATCCTGTTATTGGTAGGAAATTTGAACTAGAAAGAATAATGCAAATTCTAAGCAGACGCAAAAAAAACAATCCAATTTTAGTAGGTGAACCAGGAGTTGGTAAAAGTGCTGTTATAGAAGGTCTTGCTTTAGCTATCGCTCAAAATAAAGTTCCAAATCATTTGAAAAATTCAAAGATTTATAGTCTTGATATGGCAAGCTTGCTTTCAGGAACAAAATATAGAGGAGATTTTGAAAAAAGACTAAAAGATATCATAAAAGAATTAGAAAATATCCCTAATGCTATTTTATTTATAGATGAAATTCATACCATAGTAGGAACTGGTGCAAGCAATGAAAGTCATGCAGATATGTCAAATTTATTAAAACCTGCACTAAGCAATGGTAATATAAAATGTATAGGTGCAACTACTTTTATAGAGTATAAAAATACCTTTGATAAAAACAAAGCTTTAAGTAGAAGATTTGCAAAAATTGATATAGATGAGCCAAGCGAAGAAGAATGTTTTTTGATTTTACAAGGTTTAAAAAATAAATATGAAAATTTCCATAAAATCAAATTAAGCGATGAAATTTTACAAACAAGCATAAAACTAGCAAAACAATTTTTGCATGATAAATTTTTACCCGATAGTGCGATTGATTTAATCGATGAGCTTGGTGCAAGCTTTGCCCTAGAAGACAAAAAAAGTAAAAAAATAGTAAAAATAAAAGATTTAGAAAATACCTTAGCAAGAATGACGCATTCTCATAAAATTTATGAAAGTGATCAAGGTAAAATTCTTAAGAACTTAGAGCATGATTTAAAACAAAACATCTTTGGACAAGATGAAGCCATTAAAGCTTTATGTTCTATTTTAAAACAAAGTTATGCAGGATTAAAAGGCAAAAATACCCCAAAAGGTGTGTTTTTATTTACCGGTTCAAGTGGGGTTGGTAAAACTGAACTTGCTAAAAATTTAGCACAAATTTTAAACCTTAATCTTGAAAGATTTGACATGAGTGAATACTCACAAAAACACGATGTAAGTAAACTCATAGGAACATCCGCTGGTTATGTGGGTTATGAAGATGGTGGTTTGCTTAGCAATAGTATTAGAAAAAATCCTTTTAGCGTAGTTTTATTTGATGAAATAGAAAAAGCTCATCCTGATTTAACTAACACTTTTTTGCAAATTTTTGATAATGCAAGTTTGACAGATAATAGCGGTTTAAAGGCTGATTTTAAAAATACTATTATCATTATGACTTCCAATTTAGGCTTAAAAGAAAGTAATGAACTTGGTTTTTTAAGCAGCGATAAAGAAAAAAACAATAAAGCTATAAAAGATTTTTTTGCGCCTGAATTTATAAATCGTATAGATAAAATCATACATTTTAATGATTTAAGTCAAGAGAATTTAGAGCAAATTGTTCAAAAAGAACTTGATTTAATGGCCACTAATTTAAAAAACATCTCTATAGATGCTGATAAAAAAGTAAAAGAATTCCTTGCTAAAAAAACCAATAATAAAGAATTTGGAGTTAGATTGTTAAAACGCATTATTGCTGAAGAATTAGGAGAAAGATTAAGTGATGAAATTTTATTTGGTAGATTAAAAAATGGTGGTAAATTAAAACTCAAACTTTCTAAAAATGAAAAAATCGAATTTGTATTCTAA
- the aat gene encoding leucyl/phenylalanyl-tRNA--protein transferase, which produces MKKSNLYSKLLKSPDDAPVFISEKLEVNFIPHAYSLGLFPWTSNPVTWWCPSPRMVLLPDEVRIQKSIKKALKTYEIRLDFDFNSLISHCAKRKKTWISQEFIQVYTKLFEQNLAHSVEVYENDVLIGGLYGLIIGKMFFGESMISLKKDASKIALIKLCETLKPYDFLIDCQVPNDHLKFMGAKEILKKDFLKLLEEKVSLESGFKNFKNLL; this is translated from the coding sequence ATGAAAAAATCGAATTTGTATTCTAAATTATTAAAAAGTCCTGATGATGCACCTGTTTTTATTAGTGAAAAACTAGAAGTAAATTTCATACCTCATGCTTATAGTCTAGGACTTTTTCCATGGACTAGTAATCCTGTTACTTGGTGGTGCCCTTCTCCTAGAATGGTGCTTTTACCTGATGAAGTGCGTATACAAAAAAGCATAAAAAAAGCTTTAAAAACTTATGAAATAAGACTTGATTTTGATTTTAACTCGCTTATAAGTCATTGTGCAAAAAGAAAAAAAACTTGGATAAGTCAAGAATTTATACAAGTTTATACAAAACTTTTTGAGCAAAATTTAGCCCATAGTGTTGAAGTTTATGAAAATGATGTTTTAATTGGCGGTTTATATGGACTTATTATTGGCAAAATGTTCTTTGGTGAAAGTATGATAAGTCTTAAAAAAGATGCCTCAAAAATTGCCTTAATCAAACTCTGTGAAACACTAAAACCATACGATTTTTTAATAGATTGTCAAGTTCCAAATGATCATTTAAAATTTATGGGTGCAAAAGAAATTCTAAAAAAAGATTTTTTAAAACTACTTGAAGAAAAAGTTTCACTTGAAAGTGGCTTTAAAAATTTCAAAAATTTACTATAA
- the flgB gene encoding flagellar basal body rod protein FlgB, with protein MISPFKSKELIVDALAGRNLRSQMINSNLANVDTPFYKARDIEFETALVNRANEIFKRKDTKELELASTDINHQKPWKFPDPNKSTIYLRDGHLARNDANTVDLDVETTEMSKNTMMITALDGVLRRQSNIFSTIIETSSKLG; from the coding sequence ATGATAAGCCCTTTTAAGTCAAAAGAACTTATTGTCGATGCATTAGCTGGAAGAAACTTAAGAAGTCAAATGATTAATTCTAATCTTGCAAATGTCGATACCCCTTTTTATAAAGCAAGAGATATAGAATTTGAAACTGCTTTAGTAAATAGAGCAAATGAAATTTTCAAAAGAAAAGATACTAAAGAACTTGAACTAGCAAGTACTGATATAAACCATCAAAAACCTTGGAAGTTTCCAGATCCAAATAAATCTACTATTTATTTAAGAGACGGACATTTAGCAAGAAATGATGCAAATACCGTAGATCTTGATGTAGAAACTACAGAAATGAGTAAAAATACTATGATGATTACTGCTTTAGATGGTGTTTTAAGAAGGCAAAGTAATATTTTTTCAACCATCATAGAAACAAGTTCTAAATTAGGCTAG
- the flgC gene encoding flagellar basal body rod protein FlgC → MAYLSDFDISGYGLSAQRFRMNVISSNIANANTTRTAEGGPYRRREVIFKATDFNELLNKQIAKDNNFLEYENPLNDPASQKDAKPAIMSVVVDKVVRDDKDFRMKYDPSHPDANEQGYVAFPNINPVIEMADLIEATRAYQANVSAFTSTKTIAQSAIDLLRG, encoded by the coding sequence ATGGCTTATTTAAGTGATTTTGATATTAGTGGATACGGACTTAGTGCTCAACGCTTTAGAATGAATGTAATTAGCTCAAATATAGCTAATGCAAATACTACTAGAACAGCAGAAGGCGGGCCTTATAGAAGAAGAGAGGTAATTTTTAAAGCGACTGATTTTAATGAGCTTTTAAATAAACAAATTGCCAAAGATAATAATTTTTTAGAATATGAAAACCCACTAAATGATCCGGCTTCGCAAAAAGATGCAAAACCTGCTATAATGAGCGTGGTTGTTGATAAAGTTGTTAGAGATGATAAAGATTTTCGTATGAAATATGATCCTTCTCATCCTGATGCAAACGAACAAGGCTATGTTGCATTTCCAAATATAAATCCAGTGATTGAAATGGCCGATTTAATCGAAGCAACAAGGGCTTATCAAGCTAATGTAAGTGCTTTTACAAGCACTAAAACCATAGCACAAAGTGCTATAGATTTATTAAGAGGTTAA
- the fliE gene encoding flagellar hook-basal body complex protein FliE yields the protein MNTINNINQLNNINNKTNNSNNTNIGDEFSNLLKNSINNLNKTQETAEAAMVDIATGEVKDLHQAAIAISKAESSMKFMLEVRNKAINAYKEISRTQI from the coding sequence ATGAATACTATTAATAACATTAATCAATTAAATAATATCAATAACAAAACAAATAATAGTAACAACACAAATATTGGCGATGAATTTTCAAATTTATTGAAAAATTCAATTAACAATCTTAACAAAACACAAGAAACTGCTGAAGCTGCTATGGTAGATATTGCCACAGGAGAAGTAAAAGACTTACACCAAGCAGCAATAGCTATTAGCAAAGCTGAGTCAAGTATGAAATTTATGCTTGAGGTTAGAAATAAAGCTATAAATGCATATAAAGAAATTTCAAGAACACAAATTTAA
- a CDS encoding cell division protein FtsI/penicillin-binding protein, producing the protein MLSNTIRNRVSKVAFAFCMALFFMVLFLLSTFFLTSKRHIPNTEKEQYFSALRGNIITSDNFTITSSRQIYRAEIDLRSLNPDKKDLFLKLFEIYSGASDEQMQDIKKRMLAKKKRSYNFILLQNINSKNASYLRELAKKLYTQGFFRAFTNNNGRVETRGLDIIEHKEDRVYMPKDSLTPVIGYTRTYMDEESEIFKNIGIKGLEKYYNDCLNPIQNAKIQGLKDIGGNIILNLYSNQQRKIDGCNLYLNISLKLQKSLEKEIDQRNEDLKANEIIVAVMESKSGKILALASSRRYDPQNRGRDLSVLNASAIEYGYEAGSVIKPFIFTTALMLDKIKVNEIIDTDGGQYKLGRFTIRDDHKKNKMSMEEVITYSSNVGMIKIAKRLSNLEIISGLRIFRFGEKSGIDLPYEQKGEIPNPKNLRDIEKSVLSYGYGLKTTFMQLLAAYNVFNNDGIYISPQIANKFYQNGRLVKLDEDVKKDKILSSKAAKEMQQILINVIEKGTGKKAQTKGIIIGGKTGTARIAERKGYTSNRYNASFFGFANDETHHYTIGVLVRNPTKAYSYYAAQSALPVFKDTVNILIKENYLKPIKEQDVKK; encoded by the coding sequence ATGCTCTCAAACACTATTAGAAATAGAGTTTCAAAAGTTGCTTTTGCTTTTTGTATGGCTCTATTTTTTATGGTATTATTTTTACTCTCCACATTTTTTCTTACTTCAAAGCGCCATATTCCTAATACAGAAAAAGAACAATATTTTTCAGCATTAAGAGGGAATATCATTACAAGCGATAATTTTACCATCACTTCAAGTAGACAAATTTATAGAGCAGAGATTGATTTAAGGAGTTTAAATCCTGATAAAAAAGATTTATTTTTAAAGCTTTTTGAAATTTATAGCGGTGCGAGTGATGAACAAATGCAAGATATAAAAAAAAGAATGCTTGCAAAAAAAAAGCGAAGTTATAATTTTATTTTATTACAAAATATTAATTCTAAAAATGCTAGCTACCTAAGAGAATTAGCAAAAAAACTTTATACCCAAGGTTTTTTTCGAGCTTTTACAAACAACAACGGCAGAGTGGAGACAAGAGGCCTTGATATAATAGAACACAAAGAAGATCGTGTGTATATGCCAAAAGATTCTTTAACTCCAGTTATTGGCTATACAAGAACATATATGGATGAAGAAAGTGAAATTTTCAAAAATATAGGCATTAAAGGTTTAGAAAAATACTACAATGATTGCCTAAATCCTATACAAAATGCTAAAATTCAAGGTTTAAAAGACATAGGTGGTAATATAATTTTAAATTTATATTCTAACCAGCAACGCAAAATTGATGGTTGTAATTTATACTTGAATATATCACTAAAACTACAAAAAAGTCTTGAAAAAGAAATTGACCAAAGAAATGAAGATTTAAAAGCAAATGAAATTATTGTTGCAGTAATGGAAAGTAAAAGTGGAAAAATTTTAGCACTTGCTAGTTCTAGAAGATATGATCCGCAAAATCGCGGAAGAGATCTTTCTGTGCTAAATGCTAGTGCCATAGAATATGGGTATGAAGCAGGTTCGGTTATAAAACCCTTTATTTTTACAACTGCTTTAATGCTAGATAAAATTAAAGTAAATGAAATAATTGATACTGATGGTGGGCAATATAAATTAGGACGCTTTACTATACGCGATGATCACAAAAAAAATAAAATGAGCATGGAAGAAGTTATTACTTACTCTTCTAATGTTGGTATGATTAAAATTGCCAAAAGACTAAGTAATCTTGAAATTATATCAGGGCTTAGAATTTTTCGTTTTGGAGAAAAAAGTGGTATTGACTTACCTTATGAACAAAAAGGTGAAATTCCAAACCCTAAAAATTTAAGAGATATTGAAAAATCGGTATTAAGCTATGGATATGGTTTAAAAACAACTTTTATGCAACTTTTAGCCGCTTATAATGTTTTTAATAATGATGGTATTTATATAAGCCCACAAATTGCAAATAAATTTTATCAAAATGGTCGCTTGGTTAAATTAGATGAAGATGTTAAAAAAGATAAAATATTATCTAGTAAAGCTGCCAAAGAAATGCAACAAATTCTAATCAATGTAATAGAAAAAGGAACAGGTAAAAAAGCCCAAACTAAAGGTATTATCATAGGTGGAAAAACAGGAACTGCTAGAATAGCTGAAAGAAAAGGTTATACATCTAATCGCTATAATGCATCATTTTTTGGATTTGCTAATGATGAAACACACCATTACACCATAGGCGTTTTAGTAAGAAATCCAACTAAGGCTTATAGTTATTATGCTGCACAAAGTGCTTTGCCTGTATTTAAAGATACTGTTAATATTTTAATTAAAGAAAATTATTTAAAACCTATAAAAGAACAAGATGTTAAAAAATAA
- a CDS encoding BspA family leucine-rich repeat surface protein, with product MFSGCKNFNQKLSSWNLKNIPRKNHMFFNTAIKN from the coding sequence ATGTTTAGTGGATGCAAAAACTTCAATCAAAAATTATCAAGTTGGAATTTAAAAAATATTCCAAGAAAAAATCATATGTTTTTTAATACTGCTATAAAAAATTAG
- the hemH gene encoding ferrochelatase, translating into MKYVFFLNMGGVNKLSECELFLKNMFNDPYILGIKNVFLRKFVAFIIRKSRLKAMKQNYEKMGGKSPLTELTQKLCNKLNIKTKEYKFDFISLYVPPFASDVLKKYDFKEDDEIILFPLYPHHSKTTVSSSLEVVQNALKNANIKTKLSIIDVFYKDAFYNEIVIKHILEKNKKHNFKTLIFSAHSLPLSVIKKGDLYEKHVNEHVELLKERLKDEFDQILLSYQSKLGPIKWLEPNTSDVLANLEQKALIYPISFCIDCSETIFELGIEYRHLAKNDYELIACLNDSDDFVEFVLNQVKM; encoded by the coding sequence ATGAAGTATGTATTTTTTTTGAATATGGGCGGGGTTAATAAGCTTAGTGAGTGTGAGCTTTTTTTAAAAAATATGTTTAATGATCCTTATATTTTAGGGATTAAAAATGTTTTTTTAAGAAAATTTGTAGCTTTTATAATAAGAAAATCAAGATTAAAAGCTATGAAACAAAATTACGAAAAAATGGGTGGTAAATCTCCGCTTACCGAGCTTACACAAAAATTGTGCAATAAGTTAAATATTAAAACTAAAGAATATAAATTTGATTTTATTAGCTTATATGTCCCTCCTTTTGCAAGTGATGTTTTAAAAAAATATGATTTTAAAGAAGATGATGAGATTATTTTATTTCCTTTATATCCTCACCATTCTAAAACAACGGTTAGTAGTTCTTTAGAAGTGGTGCAAAATGCCCTTAAAAATGCAAATATCAAAACTAAGTTAAGTATTATTGATGTCTTTTATAAAGATGCATTTTATAATGAAATTGTTATTAAACATATTTTAGAAAAAAATAAAAAGCATAACTTTAAAACCTTGATTTTTTCAGCACATTCTTTACCACTTTCAGTGATTAAAAAAGGTGATTTGTATGAAAAACATGTAAATGAGCATGTAGAGCTTTTAAAAGAAAGATTAAAAGATGAATTTGATCAAATTTTGCTTTCTTATCAATCAAAACTAGGTCCTATTAAGTGGCTTGAGCCAAACACGAGTGATGTTTTAGCTAATTTAGAACAAAAAGCTTTGATTTATCCTATATCTTTTTGTATAGATTGTTCTGAAACTATTTTTGAGCTTGGGATAGAATATAGGCATTTGGCTAAAAATGATTATGAGCTTATTGCTTGTTTAAATGATAGCGATGATTTTGTGGAGTTTGTTTTAAATCAAGTCAAAATGTAA
- a CDS encoding Gfo/Idh/MocA family protein → MKIGLIGLGKMGKNHLKELEKNPNIKEIHLYDPFCKDEFKHFFHKNFDDFLTQNLDGVIIATPTSTHLDIALKVFTQIKNVLIEKPLALNLNEILKLQNQAIKDGVRVGVGFCERFNPAILTLKEKLLNDEIISINIQRISAYPQRINDVGVLSDLSVHDLDLIYFLTQEKIIDVKINKTHHHAKFEDEVMINLRLENVLACIHNSWNANFIIRKFIVLGKNYSYELDLKNYELFINSQKIANLYNNSPLYGEHEAFFELIKNGESKNLASIEDALRVQEILEGA, encoded by the coding sequence ATGAAAATAGGGCTTATAGGTCTTGGTAAAATGGGAAAAAACCATTTAAAAGAACTTGAAAAAAATCCAAATATCAAAGAAATTCATTTATATGATCCTTTTTGTAAAGATGAATTTAAACACTTTTTTCATAAAAATTTTGATGATTTTTTAACACAAAATCTTGATGGTGTGATTATTGCTACTCCAACTTCTACGCATTTAGATATAGCTTTAAAAGTTTTTACTCAAATAAAAAATGTTTTAATAGAAAAACCCTTAGCTTTAAATTTAAATGAAATTTTAAAGCTACAAAATCAAGCTATAAAAGATGGAGTTAGAGTAGGGGTAGGATTTTGCGAAAGATTTAATCCTGCGATTTTAACCTTAAAAGAAAAGCTTTTAAATGATGAAATAATTAGCATAAATATACAAAGAATTTCTGCTTATCCGCAAAGAATCAATGATGTAGGGGTATTAAGTGATCTTAGTGTGCATGATCTTGATTTGATTTATTTTTTAACGCAAGAGAAAATAATAGATGTAAAAATTAATAAAACACATCATCATGCTAAATTTGAAGATGAGGTGATGATTAATTTAAGATTAGAAAATGTTTTAGCGTGTATTCACAATAGCTGGAATGCTAATTTTATCATAAGAAAATTTATTGTTTTGGGTAAAAATTATAGCTATGAGCTTGATTTGAAAAATTATGAACTTTTTATTAATTCGCAAAAAATTGCCAATTTATATAATAACTCCCCTTTATATGGTGAGCATGAGGCATTTTTTGAGCTGATAAAAAATGGAGAAAGTAAGAATTTAGCAAGTATTGAAGATGCATTAAGGGTGCAAGAAATTTTAGAAGGTGCTTAA
- a CDS encoding DegT/DnrJ/EryC1/StrS family aminotransferase, producing MPFIDLNAQYNAYKNEIDKAIGEVLQSASFIGGAKLEEFESNLAKYVGIKHAIGCSSGTSALFLALMALGVGRDDEVIVPSFTFIATAEMVALIGAKPVFVDIDFKDYNLSLEKVQSAITPKTKAVIAVSIFGLMPDMFALKELCKSQNIALIEDSAQSFGASQKGVKSCAIADISCTSFFPSKPLGAYGDGGAVFTQDDELAQKIKIYLNHGQVQRYKHKYIGINGRLDTIQAAILNVKLKYLDEEIKKREAIAKIYDQNLKNCILPPRKDGFMSAQAQYSVRVKNRENFIQKLQEQGIPTAVHYPLGLHLQEAFAYLAYKKGDLINTELLSDEILSLPMSAFLKEEHQAKVIKAFE from the coding sequence ATTCCTTTTATAGACTTAAATGCTCAATATAATGCGTATAAAAATGAAATTGATAAAGCTATTGGCGAGGTTTTGCAAAGTGCTTCTTTTATTGGTGGTGCAAAATTAGAAGAATTTGAAAGCAATTTGGCTAAATATGTAGGTATTAAACATGCTATAGGTTGTTCAAGTGGTACAAGTGCATTATTTTTGGCCTTAATGGCTTTGGGTGTGGGTAGGGATGATGAGGTAATAGTGCCAAGTTTTACCTTTATAGCTACGGCTGAAATGGTGGCTTTAATTGGTGCTAAGCCTGTTTTTGTAGATATTGATTTTAAAGATTATAATCTTAGCTTGGAAAAAGTTCAAAGTGCTATCACACCTAAAACTAAGGCTGTGATTGCTGTGAGTATTTTTGGACTTATGCCTGATATGTTTGCTCTAAAAGAACTTTGTAAAAGCCAAAACATTGCTTTGATAGAAGATAGTGCACAAAGTTTTGGAGCCAGCCAAAAAGGCGTAAAATCATGTGCTATAGCTGATATATCTTGCACTAGCTTTTTTCCATCTAAGCCTTTGGGTGCTTATGGAGATGGCGGGGCGGTTTTTACCCAAGATGATGAATTAGCACAAAAAATTAAAATTTATTTAAACCATGGGCAAGTACAAAGATATAAACACAAATACATTGGTATTAACGGAAGGCTTGATACTATCCAAGCAGCTATTTTAAATGTGAAATTGAAATATCTAGATGAAGAGATTAAAAAAAGAGAAGCCATAGCAAAAATTTATGATCAAAATTTAAAAAATTGCATTTTACCGCCAAGAAAAGATGGTTTTATGAGTGCCCAGGCTCAATATAGCGTGCGTGTAAAAAATAGAGAAAATTTCATACAAAAATTACAAGAGCAAGGCATACCTACTGCGGTGCATTATCCTTTAGGACTTCATTTGCAAGAAGCTTTTGCTTATCTTGCTTATAAAAAGGGTGATTTAATCAATACAGAGCTTTTGAGTGATGAAATTTTATCCTTACCTATGAGTGCATTTTTAAAAGAAGAGCACCAAGCTAAAGTGATTAAGGCTTTTGAATGA